From the Chthoniobacterales bacterium genome, one window contains:
- a CDS encoding fatty acid desaturase produces MHAPNQAIHDVATERLQTDSRIFAFTRWDIIPVAAELLHLTYFFGMFFLFPLVPLWVMLILGFIYSVSISWNINGISHNFIHNPYFRSPLLNRLFSVLESVSVGFSQVFYDCIHMQHHKGNADRPDEQGETIDWISIYKHGHDGEPEHPLSYTFMSFFREDPKTVFRALMRKDKREAFWGITELVLFVGTFVTLGILNWHYIIFLVGFWYFGHCLSYLNGYYRHYGGNPDEPIAWGVSSYDRLYNWIWFFNGYHAEHHFRPKVHWTRMEAFRDQIVEQQRAAGVRVIKPPHALGFLDPDLPKFGQSQPRGEPSASVN; encoded by the coding sequence GTGCACGCACCTAACCAAGCCATCCACGACGTCGCCACGGAACGGCTCCAGACCGATTCCAGGATCTTCGCTTTCACCCGCTGGGACATCATCCCGGTCGCGGCGGAGCTGCTCCACCTCACCTATTTTTTCGGGATGTTCTTCCTTTTCCCGCTGGTGCCGCTCTGGGTAATGCTGATTCTCGGCTTCATTTATTCCGTTAGCATCTCCTGGAACATCAACGGCATCTCGCACAACTTCATTCACAACCCGTATTTCCGGTCGCCGCTTCTCAACCGGCTCTTCAGCGTTCTCGAATCGGTCAGCGTCGGGTTCAGCCAGGTCTTTTACGACTGCATCCATATGCAGCATCACAAAGGGAACGCCGACCGGCCCGACGAACAGGGCGAGACCATCGATTGGATTTCGATCTACAAACATGGGCACGACGGCGAGCCGGAGCATCCGTTGAGCTATACGTTCATGAGCTTTTTCCGGGAAGATCCGAAGACGGTCTTCCGGGCTTTGATGCGGAAAGACAAACGGGAAGCGTTCTGGGGCATTACCGAGCTGGTCTTGTTCGTGGGCACGTTCGTCACCCTCGGCATCCTGAACTGGCATTACATCATTTTTCTCGTTGGCTTCTGGTATTTCGGCCATTGCCTTTCCTACCTGAACGGCTACTACCGCCATTACGGGGGGAACCCCGACGAGCCGATCGCCTGGGGCGTGAGCAGTTACGACCGGCTCTATAACTGGATCTGGTTCTTCAACGGCTACCACGCCGAGCATCATTTCCGGCCCAAGGTCCATTGGACGCGGATGGAAGCGTTCCGCGACCAGATCGTCGAACAACAGCGCGCCGCCGGCGTCCGGGTGATCAAACCGCCGCACGCCCTCGGTTTTCTCGACCCCGACCTGCCGAAGTTCGGTCAGAGCCAGCCCCGCGGCGAGCCTTCCGCCTCTGTCAATTAG